A window of Theropithecus gelada isolate Dixy chromosome 14, Tgel_1.0, whole genome shotgun sequence contains these coding sequences:
- the LOC112606372 gene encoding LOW QUALITY PROTEIN: uncharacterized protein LOC112606372 (The sequence of the model RefSeq protein was modified relative to this genomic sequence to represent the inferred CDS: inserted 1 base in 1 codon; deleted 1 base in 1 codon; substituted 1 base at 1 genomic stop codon): MSGLTTGASLSCPGTGSMTLVGHWGRCHLLTERRLLXCALTEHVFSPAPSSLADAEDARKATCLMLAWPGDRSPLGLCPVAAGLAGRGVQQWGASEXNPAFQPWGCCIGLPHVTSQALMLLLLKGLRPDGQIESVLQGGVCPPLPWGGARLGPPLALVRVLSCCACLFWSGEKNGMTSEEGKDCLAFIESTLCFSSPLQRGGLSGGSGQSARGSQVRYYYDHFYHHHLCKTNDTAS; this comes from the exons ATGTCTGGCCTCACAACAGGGGCCAGTCTGTCGTGTCCAGGAACAGGATCGATGACCCTTGTAGGACATTGGGGGCGCTGTCACCTCCTCACCGAGCGCAGGTTGC CCTGTGCTCTAACAGAGCATGTATTCAGCCCCGCACCCTCATCTTTGGCGGATGCTGAAGATGCAAGAAAAGCCACCTGCTTGATGCTTGCTTGGCCTGGAGATCGTTCTCCTCTTGGTCTGTGTCCTGTGGCGGCAGGCCTTGCA GGAAGGGGGGTGCAACAGTGGGGAGCATCTGAATGAAATCCCGCTTTCCAACCTTGGGGCTGCTGTATCGGCCTCCCACACGTGACCTCCCAGGCCCTGATGCTGCTGCTTTTGAAGGGGTTGAGGCCTGATGGACAGATTGAGTCAGTCCTTCAGGGAGGGGTCTGCCCTCCCTTGCCCTGGGGTGGTGCCCGCCTTGGCCCTCCGCTTGCCCTTGTGCGCGTGCTCAGCTGCTGTGCTTGCCTTTTTTGGAGTGGGGAGAAGAATGGGATGACATCGGAGGAAGGAAAAGACTGTCTTGCATTCATAGAGAGCACTTTATGCTTTTCCTCGCCCTTGCAGAGGGGTGGTCTCAGTGGGGGCTCAGGACAGTCAGCTCGAGGCAGCCAAGTCAGGTATTATTATGAtcatttttatcatcatcatctgtGTAAGACAAATGACACAGCCAGTTAG